In Quercus robur chromosome 11, dhQueRobu3.1, whole genome shotgun sequence, the sequence TTCGTTAATGAAGTGGCAGATTAAACTCCATTTTCGGATTACTCCATCAATTTTTACAAACAGTATGGGATTTATTTGGACGGTCCATCTATATAGAATGCTGAGGGCTCTGGCATGCATTTTCTAAACCTGGTACAAATAACTGTGGACACAGCCTAGAGTTACATTATTAACTTTTcctaaaattataacaaatggGATATGTTATCCAAGAATAAAAGGTCTATCTTTCATCTGAACCAATGGAAACGCACAAATTCCGAACTTTCAGTTTTGGAAGGTAGATTAGAATTTAGAGCACTCATGCAGAATACCATTACAGCAAATTTTTAACTAAACTCAAGTAAAACTATCCCGCGTTTATCTCCAGTCCTTTAAAATTATAAACCACTCTTTTCTCGAACCCCATTTCAGGTACTGTAGATTTGGTTTGAAATTTCTCCAAATTTCCTTGCTTTATGATtcaatttttcatcaaatttgcTTGATGATGGATGGGTATATGATGCCCGATTGAATGCCATATATATGCCAGCAGGTGGGAGCATGTGGGATTTTTGTTGCTCAAAGTTATCATTTTTCTTGATTTAATTGTATtcatatttttgggttttgaaacaGAAAgttcagtgttttttttttaatgtatctGGTTCAGTAGTTAATACAATTTGTTAAATCATTTGTTAGTGGTTGTTCATTAGTTTTTCTTCCcatgatgttgatgttgatgacttGAACTTTGTCATAAGTGGCTTGCTCTTCTCATCTTGCCAATATGAAATTGCTGTATTTCAATTCAGGTGCCTGTGGTCCTCTACTTGTTTTGAAGTGATTCTGGCAGTCTGATATATAAAGTCTCTGTAAGTGCTCTGCTTGGGATTATGCGGAAGCTGTATGTTGACTGCTATGGTTGGATGATGTTCTTCCAGTTGCTTATTTCTATCTAGGCTCCTGGTGATAGTTAGCATTGTCTTGGTGATGTGGTAGTAAATTGATGATGTTTGGAAAGTTGCTGGAGTCATTGTGGAATGGTTGGCTGTGAGGTTGGGTTCTCCGGGTTGAGTGAGGGTGCTTAGCCCAGTTGCTTGTAAATCAGTTGTAATTGGTTGAACTTGTATAGTTGtattctttgtttcttcttaatataatttctgattcatcaaaaaaagaacaTGATCTTAATTAGCAACAGCATCCAACGTGTTCAGGATTGGATTAATTTTCTAAAGTCGAAGTGCTTCATGATACCTTGAATTGCATTATCATACAAGTTCCTGTCTAAGCTTTTGTTTTGGTCTAAAAACTATGTAGTTAGTATGGACAAGTTACTACTTTGAAATATAATGATCTTCAATGACAATTTAACCAGAAAATTTTATCATCAGAAGGATAGAATTGTTTTCTTTCTAGATGTTGTAATGACATTCATTGAGACCTATGGCTATTTTCCCAATGAGAATGATAAATGGAATCActttttttgtcataattttgcagaaaaaccATGTTATACGGTCTGTAAGTAGAAGTCATTCTGATGGTTGCAGTAGACATTTCTCCACTTGTTCAGATTTGTCAATTTTGCACTCTAAATTCAGTGATCCAATTTGCCCTTACTTCATTTCTGATAATTTGTTCTGTTTGCCCAATTTCATTCAATCTCTGAAATCTTCTTTGCAATATGTCAAAAGGGCTTAAATTTTCTTACCCTctgaaattgtaaaaataacATCTTAAAGATTTTCACTCATATATGAACCTAAGTTAGCCATGCCATTTCATCTataattaaatttctaaaattcatGGCTACTTGCTGTGCAATTTCTAGAGAATGGGAGGTGCAAGTTAGTGTGATTGTTCAGTTTAAATGCTTGGATACACTATGGTTAAGAAAAGAGATCAGGTGGGACATCCATTGAAGATATTTATCAATACCAGGTTTGGAATACTCCATGCTGTTTTATTGGCTTGGTAATTGATTGAAATAAGAACTTAAAGCTTGAGGTTTGATTGTTTAGGtttattatgttattgttaatatttattatttattagggAATGGATTTGCGAATGCCAGTGACTCAAAACTTCACAGAGCTCTTACAAAAAGATTCTAACTTGAATAATGAATTCATAATGGAATCCCTACAAAATGAGGTACATACCCAACAGTCTCCACTTGAAGTTCAGATAATTGTTAAGACACAGCAGAGCGGTAATTTCATGGTAGGAGAAGACTGTCTCATTGTTTTGGCATTGCTCAATATTTCCATGGATACAATGCAAGGAAATGAGCAAAAGCACAAAACATATTGGAATAGAGTTTGGAACTACTTCCATAAAGAGAGGCCATATTGTTTGTATATATTCATTGAtattgcaaagaaaaataaaggtgATACAAGACattgaaattacaaaattatgtaaaattacggtaatttttttttcttttttataaaaatataattgttggggGTTGGAAACGTAGCATTTAAAATATGTGAccattacataaataaataaagaagaaataatatttaaatgaaatagggATAAAGTATTGAGGTTGATGTAGTTGTTTGTGAATAGTagattaactaaaataataaatgtggAGTTTTTAGGATTAATTTAGGTAAAATTGGATTGAGcttgatgctaatgctcttatcACCTAGACAAACAGGTGATAGTGTCATTTAATTAAGTTGACAATAACAAGTCCATGGACAACAATTTAATCAACTATTAGCGAAAAATCAAAGTCCAGATGTTACTTTGGCTTCTTGATATGTACAATTAATTCTCACTTCTGATAACAAACAGCTAGCAGATGATTTTACAAGAATTACAGAGGAACTTCCTGCCTGACTGGCTGTTGCTGCCACCAAATTTTGCATGTCTTTCATAAACTGGTTCTCAAATTCAAAACTTCAACGTAACGTGAAAGCCTGCAAGTACGAAATTGATATTTGTTGTCATCTTTTGTTACCACATTTAATTGCAAATTTCAAGTGCAAAGTCATATATATTTCACTGAAATTTTACCCTGAGTGGTAATAGTTACACATCAGGAAACAGTTGAAAACATGATTTCTGTTAAAATTGTGATTTCACCATTTCATGattataactaaaataattGTACAATGTTGTACACACTCTAActcaaaacatgattttagcTTGAGTGTGTACGACAATGTATAACTTAGCGTATGCAATAATAATTAGCCTTCTCTTTATAAATTACTAGGTCCATTTTGATGATTGGAGAAGTAGAGCATTACCGAAAAAATGTTGCAGTGACCAGGATCTGCAACATGACACATCAAGTTGTCAATGGGGCTTTGTCCTGTATAAATGGCTTGGAACCAGAAGCCCACAAAAGCAAGCATAGCAAGACGCCCATTCTTAATCTCCTTAGTCCTCAACACCATCACAGGCTCTGGGGAACCTCTACCCCACATCATGAAATCAAACCATAGCCCACCTGGGTAACCAACATCAGGCTTTGGGTTCTTCTTATGTGGTACTTTTGGTTCAATGTCAACACACCCTGGATTTATCATATCAGCCCATCTTCTTCCCTCTACCCAACCCATCAAGGCTAATTGCACCACAAATAAGGTTGTTTTGTCTGTGAAGTATTCTCTAGCACCAGCATCATACCATGAAAATTTATCAATGAAACCTATTCTTCCAAGCCATTCTGGAATCAGAATTCCAGCCACTGCAAGCATTGCCCATCTGCCATGCATTAGCTCCGCTTGTGCAAACCATTTAAGTGACTCTGGATCAGACCCTATCACATGCAAAATGGAGCATATCAGTACTGCAAGTCTAATCTTGAACCATCTTTGAGATGCTTTTGCAGAGCAACTTCAATTGAAATAAATACCAAATGATATGTTATAGCCCATTTCATGTCtataacaaaaagaaagaaaggttaGCCAGGGAATAAAAATCCTTTGTCATATTGCTTAAGCATGCAGGTACAGGGCTGTTGATCTAATTTTCCTTGCCACATTTCAtgacatagatttttttttttttttttggtttagtaaaCATAAAGAATACACAAATTAACACATACCTAATCCAAGTGGGTCGAAGCCAAAATCGCCAGGAAGACTGCAAttaacagaaaaagaaagaaatgatgTTTTCATGATGCCATGACACTCGctctataatttaattaacaatgAAAGTTCCAATACAGATTTTTGGAGTAGTGATGAAAAATTTGATACCTGCCATCAAGCCACTCAGGAGGTGAACTGCCAGGGAACCACAATGGCCTATCCGGAGGAAGTGGTTCACATACACTTGATACTCCTTTTGTTGCATCTAAATGGCTAGTCCTCCTCCCAGATAAGCAAGTTGTGAATTTTcctagagaaatttttttatgcaattCCCTGTTTCCcattttaaaaaacatcataaaatGAAGATAAAGTACTGTACATGTATAAGCAAGCAATAAAATCTATCTGAATGCTAAGCctggagttaaaaaaaaaaatgttgaccTTGTTGGGAGGCTTGACAATGCAGTAGAAGCAATGGCTAGTGCCATGGATGACAAAATGTTCCTGCAAAAACTGTGCAACTCTGTGGCTTTATGCAGGCCGCTTTGTCTGATGATTTATCTAGTCCATGTAGAATGGATAAAATTCATGATGATGTAGCATAACTTTGGCACAAAACGGACCATAAGAGCCAATGGTTATTGAACTTGGCACGTGTTTTGGATATGGGATTGGACTTGGGAGAATGAATTTGGTATGACTTTATGGGCTTGCATAGTAGTGAGtttggtcttcttcttttttttttttttatgaatagtgAGTTTGGTCTTGTGATAATATTAGTCTGCGTTACTTATCTGGACCCAACCCAATCCTTAGTTTACGCAGCTCAATTTTGGAATCCGAAGTGATTGGGCCTAAGCTGATATCCAGTTCTCTCATTGGAAGCTCAACTTCAACAATCGGGCCAAGATCTCTGCTATAGCTTATGCTGTTGTTCCATCCAAGAAAAGAATAGGTTATGCTTTGATTTGTGTTAATTAAACTAATTGCGAAAATCTCTTGATGTCATATGTAATCTTGGATCAAATTTCTTACTCAAGGGAAGGTTTTAAAGCGATAACGATAACAATTCCATTCCAATTCAAGCCCATGCCCAATCCTACTTGGTGTGCAAGCAAAGTATTCTCCTTATATTATAAGACTAGTAACTAATGGTTTAGTGTATGGTTAGTCTAGGATTTAGACTACTATAAATACCCCTATTGGGTTCATTATGTAATATAAATAATTCAGTATAATGAATATGTAGGCATCAAGAATTTTAATCCATGGACGTCAACTATTAGGCTAAACTACATAATCCATGTGTTCTCAATCTTTCTCTCCCTATTTTTGATTCTCACataaagaatgaaatggaaacttcttcttttttgggtccAAGATATGGAGTTTAAAAACCCATTATAAttagttatataaaaaataagtaagtATCTCATGCATCTAATATATACAACATCCCTCTCACAGCATATGAGTCTCACACAGTTGTGGAACCCATACATTATGAGAGAATGCTATGTATACCGGATGTGtaagataattatttattaaaaacaaatttatcaaaGAAATAACCATGACCTTTAAGGCTTAATTTTTCTCTAGTGACATATACATAAACCATTGTTTTGAAATACCGACAATGCCACATAATAATTGTCATTTAGCTCATATGTTGTACCTAGCTCTTTCCTTTCTGTTAGAATTGAGAATGAATTCTCTATTGTGAATGGCGCTAACCCCTATGTTGGCAACGTTTAGTGCTGATTCGCTGAacatcattttcacaataaacCCCACTGTGACCAAAAGAAAGATATAAACTGAGTGCTATTTGACGAGTAAATGCGCCTTTTGAGTCTCGGCAGCTGCGTAATATATGCAACATTCTTCTTAGTTCCAACCCTTGACAATTCTAGGCAATCGACTTTTTTATCTCCTCCTATGGCCGGGTAATAGCTAAAGTTATTTGCGTGGTGATAGAGTTATTATTTTTCTGTAATATTCATACAATTTCCTTTTGCAACAGCTTGCATTTGA encodes:
- the LOC126706319 gene encoding photosystem I chlorophyll a/b-binding protein 6, chloroplastic-like, which produces MALAIASTALSSLPTRELHKKISLGKFTTCLSGRRTSHLDATKGVSSVCEPLPPDRPLWFPGSSPPEWLDGSLPGDFGFDPLGLGSDPESLKWFAQAELMHGRWAMLAVAGILIPEWLGRIGFIDKFSWYDAGAREYFTDKTTLFVVQLALMGWVEGRRWADMINPGCVDIEPKVPHKKNPKPDVGYPGGLWFDFMMWGRGSPEPVMVLRTKEIKNGRLAMLAFVGFWFQAIYTGQSPIDNLMCHVADPGHCNIFSAFTLR